In the genome of bacterium, one region contains:
- a CDS encoding 2-oxoacid:ferredoxin oxidoreductase subunit beta produces the protein MTTAVETPKYSFKDFASDQDVRWCPGCGDYSILAAVKKTLAQFDVPPEKYAFISGIGCSSRFPYYMNTYGIHSIHGRAMSIATGLKVARPDLNVWVITGDGDGLSIGGNHTIHTLRRNVDLKILLFNNQIYGLTKGQYSPTSPFGKKTKSTPMGSLDWPVLPLAIALASEATFVARAVDTHPKHLIEVLTRAHQHKGAAFVEIYQNCNIFNDGAFSYAQDRKIRADHIVELRDGEPMVFGKEDDKGLAHVEGQVRVVTLGQGGFTKNDLLVHDEKAPMSEHFKLARLRQPDFPEPIGVIRAVERPTYNDLVNDQIAEITERKGPGKLQELIQGHATWQVAGEDLD, from the coding sequence ATGACGACCGCCGTTGAAACCCCGAAATACAGCTTCAAAGACTTCGCCAGCGATCAGGATGTGCGTTGGTGCCCCGGTTGCGGGGATTACTCGATTCTGGCCGCGGTCAAGAAGACGCTCGCACAGTTCGACGTTCCGCCCGAGAAGTACGCGTTCATCTCCGGCATCGGTTGCTCGAGTCGTTTCCCGTACTACATGAATACGTACGGCATTCACAGCATCCACGGCCGCGCGATGTCGATCGCGACCGGTCTGAAGGTCGCACGGCCCGACTTGAACGTCTGGGTTATCACCGGCGACGGTGACGGCCTTTCGATCGGCGGCAACCACACAATCCATACACTGCGCCGCAATGTTGATTTGAAAATCCTGCTCTTCAACAACCAGATCTATGGTCTGACGAAGGGTCAGTACTCCCCCACTTCGCCGTTCGGCAAGAAGACAAAGTCCACGCCGATGGGGTCGCTCGATTGGCCGGTGCTGCCGCTCGCGATTGCGCTCGCTTCCGAAGCGACCTTCGTTGCGCGCGCTGTCGACACGCATCCGAAGCACCTGATTGAAGTGCTGACGCGCGCACACCAACACAAGGGCGCCGCGTTCGTGGAGATCTACCAGAACTGTAACATCTTCAACGACGGCGCGTTCAGCTATGCCCAGGACCGCAAGATTCGCGCGGACCACATCGTGGAACTGCGCGACGGCGAACCGATGGTCTTTGGCAAGGAAGACGACAAGGGCCTCGCGCATGTTGAAGGCCAGGTGCGCGTCGTGACACTCGGCCAGGGCGGATTCACGAAGAACGATCTTCTGGTCCACGACGAGAAAGCCCCGATGTCTGAGCACTTCAAACTCGCGCGCCTGCGCCAGCCGGACTTCCCCGAACCGATCGGTGTTATCCGCGCCGTCGAGCGGCCGACCTACAACGATCTCGTCAACGATCAGATCGCCGAGATCACGGAACGCAAAGGCCCGGGCAAGTTGCAGGAGCTAATCCAAGGCCACGCAACGTGGCAGGTTGCCGGCGAAGATCTGGACTGA
- a CDS encoding 2-oxoacid:acceptor oxidoreductase subunit alpha: MSVKTTETGEKPIQSIQRATVRFAGDSGDGMQLSGMQFTNTSAVYGNDVSTLPDFPAEIRAPAGTVYGVSGFQLHFSSEDIHTPGDQVDTLVAMNPAALKVNLRDLKPGGIIVANEDGFTTQNLKLAGFEESPLDDGSLDGYRVFQVPMTNATTHAVEELGVTGRDAHRCKNFFALGLVCWLYSRPLDPVVEFIHSKFKSNEQMREANLKVLHSGYYFGETAEMFQNNFQVKPATLPKGLYRQVRGNEALALGLLTAGHLAKKELFYGGYPITPASDILHELARHKEFGVRTVQAEDEIAGICTTIGAAFGGSLGVTASSGPGIALKGEALGLATILELPLIVVNVQRGGPSTGLPTKTEQSDLMQAMYGRNGDCPMPVLAPRSPSDCFDIAIQAVRIALKYMTPVMILSDGYIANSAEPWLVPSVDDLEEIPVHHLEETNGPDGELLPYKRDEDYSRPWVLPGTPGLMHRVGGLEKADGTGNVSYDPDNHQRMTDYRHAKVEKVVDVVPDQIVYGDPDADVLLIGWGGTYGAIREATAELIERGHPVANIHLRYLNPFPKNLPEILKKYKHVLVAELNKGQLREILRARFLVDARGLNKVQGRPFMVSEIVTAVEMLMNEEAK, encoded by the coding sequence ATGTCCGTAAAAACCACGGAAACCGGCGAAAAGCCAATTCAATCCATCCAGCGAGCGACCGTGCGTTTCGCCGGCGATTCCGGCGATGGCATGCAGCTTTCCGGCATGCAATTTACGAATACGTCGGCCGTTTACGGCAACGACGTCAGCACGCTGCCGGACTTCCCGGCCGAAATCCGGGCCCCAGCCGGCACCGTTTATGGCGTCTCCGGCTTCCAGCTTCACTTCAGTTCTGAGGACATCCACACGCCGGGCGACCAGGTCGATACCCTGGTTGCCATGAACCCGGCGGCGCTGAAGGTGAATCTGCGCGATCTGAAGCCCGGCGGGATTATCGTGGCGAACGAGGACGGCTTCACAACGCAGAATCTGAAGCTTGCCGGCTTTGAAGAGAGCCCCCTGGATGACGGTTCCCTGGATGGCTATCGCGTTTTCCAAGTGCCGATGACCAACGCGACCACTCACGCCGTGGAAGAACTCGGCGTGACCGGCCGCGATGCGCATCGCTGCAAGAATTTCTTCGCCCTCGGCCTCGTGTGCTGGCTCTATAGCCGGCCGCTCGATCCGGTCGTCGAGTTCATCCACTCGAAGTTCAAGTCGAACGAGCAGATGCGTGAGGCGAACCTGAAGGTTCTCCACTCGGGCTACTACTTCGGCGAAACCGCCGAGATGTTCCAGAACAACTTCCAGGTCAAACCGGCCACGCTGCCGAAGGGCCTCTACCGCCAGGTTCGCGGCAACGAAGCCCTGGCCCTCGGCCTGCTGACGGCGGGGCACCTGGCGAAGAAAGAGCTCTTCTACGGCGGCTATCCGATTACTCCCGCCAGCGATATTCTGCACGAGTTGGCGCGACACAAAGAGTTCGGCGTTCGCACCGTGCAGGCAGAAGACGAAATCGCGGGCATCTGCACGACGATCGGCGCGGCCTTCGGCGGTTCGCTCGGCGTGACGGCGTCGTCCGGCCCCGGCATTGCCCTAAAGGGCGAAGCCCTCGGCCTCGCAACGATCCTCGAGTTACCGCTGATCGTCGTGAACGTTCAGCGCGGCGGCCCGTCGACGGGTCTCCCGACAAAGACTGAGCAATCCGACCTGATGCAGGCCATGTACGGCCGCAACGGCGATTGCCCGATGCCGGTGCTTGCACCGCGGTCGCCAAGCGATTGCTTCGATATCGCGATCCAAGCCGTGCGCATTGCGCTGAAGTACATGACTCCGGTCATGATCCTCAGCGATGGCTATATCGCCAACAGTGCGGAGCCCTGGCTGGTTCCGAGTGTCGATGACCTGGAAGAGATTCCCGTCCATCACCTCGAAGAAACCAACGGCCCAGACGGCGAGCTGTTACCCTACAAGCGCGACGAAGATTACTCGCGCCCGTGGGTGCTGCCCGGCACGCCTGGCCTGATGCACCGCGTTGGTGGACTGGAGAAGGCCGATGGCACGGGCAACGTCTCCTACGATCCGGATAACCACCAGCGCATGACGGATTACCGTCACGCGAAGGTCGAGAAGGTCGTCGACGTTGTTCCCGACCAGATCGTGTACGGCGATCCGGATGCAGATGTTCTGTTGATTGGTTGGGGCGGTACGTATGGTGCGATTCGCGAAGCGACCGCCGAGCTGATCGAGCGCGGCCATCCCGTTGCGAACATTCACCTGCGCTATCTGAATCCATTCCCGAAAAACTTGCCAGAGATTCTGAAGAAGTACAAACACGTACTGGTTGCGGAACTGAACAAGGGCCAGTTGCGCGAAATTCTTCGCGCCCGGTTCCTGGTCGATGCGCGCGGCTTGAACAAGGTTCAGGGTCGCCCCTTCATGGTCAGTGAAATCGTGACCGCTGTCGAGATGTTGATGAACGAGGAGGCGAAGTAA